In the Apodemus sylvaticus chromosome 3, mApoSyl1.1, whole genome shotgun sequence genome, GTGGTGGATGACAAAGCATACCACTCTGCTTGAGTTCTATGAGAGGTTCCTCAGAGTCGTTTGTAATAACATTTATGTATGTAAGCGGTTTATTATCCGTGCTGTGGCTATGAACACTTTTCTATTCTTAGTGCAGAAGACTGAACTGGTGgacagtatttttgttttgttttggtaggTGCTAGAGAATTACCTAGATCCTTGCATATGGGAGGCAATTAATCATCTGTATGTACCTTTGAGATACATTCCatggaatttttaaatgttttattttctgacaGGATCTTGCTAAGTTGCTTAGACTGgcctttcaatcctcctgcctcatcatcAAAGAAGTAGTGATTACAGGCCTTCAGGCTTAGACCATTAATTATgcattcatgttttaaaaagtatatataaagtGGCCACAATACAAAACATGGCATCCCTTACTTACTTGCTCAAGGAATGGCTTGTTTTATCCATGCTTTGTATTTTTTAGGGGATATTGTGGGAATAAATGTTTCTTCATTAAGAAGAACCTGGTTTTCACTTTTGTCTAGAATGgaagaaaaacaattatagtACTCTACAGTGTCCTCCGAGTGTCATCATGTGAACCTGTCCTTAGTGTCCCAAGGTCACACGTGGGGAACATTTATATCTGTTGAAAAGATGGTCAGGGAGTAGTGGGAGAATGGGCGAAAATGTGTGAGATATCTTTGGCAGAAAAAATGGATATGAGCCAGAGTGACTTAGGCCATCACAGTGAAGGTGTGTTTAGTAAAGCGGTATTTAAGGGAGCTGGTGATGAGTTTAAGGAATTCAGGAAGAATTTTGATACCACAGCACTTAATTTCATTTTGGAGATGTTTAATTGATGTCCCAATGATAGTAGAAATCACAATAGCAAAAGGAGGTCTAGAGTTTAGGACATAAAGGGTAAAGGTATACATTACATCATAACGTGTCTGTGGTAGCTGTAGACATGAACATCAAAGAGTTTAGATAAGAAGACTAAAGCTAAATTTAATCATCCTTAAGGTTATCATTGAACCGAAGAGGGGTCAAATAAAGTAGTTGGAAGAGGCAGCAAATAGGCAGGAAACAATACTAGAAGATTGAGTTACATAAATCAAAGAAGCAAATATCTTAAAGCTGGATTGTGTAACTGTGGTAAAACCAATATAAATGTCTgattgttaaatattttaaatgggtTTCATGTCTGTTACcacttaaatattttcaaatgagtATTGTGGTtgtttgcatatatataaaagatataaaCACTCTCCATTTCTTTgtctaaaagataaaaatgtgtttttcccTATTAAAGTATGGAACCTCAAGGTCTTTATgacaatggaaacaaaaaaattgatTGGCAAACCGCTTCAACCAGCAAGACCTGTTCGTCATCTCTCTTCTCCTCCAGGTGAATAATGGAGTATTTAATTCTTAAGAATTAATTTAGTAACAGCTAATTAGTCATTTATAAAGTAATTATTTGAGGTGGATTTTAAAAGGTAATAAAAGTTAATGATCTCTTCTGTTGGAAGAATTTACAAATGCTTTGTAAAGCTAAAGAGGTTATTAGTATCTACCGGTCCTAAGTCTTACTGACCAGCCAGGGAAGGAGAATAAGTCCTTACTGAAAGtagctggctttttttttcagagtttttttttttttaaatgtctcattGTATACTTAACTGGTCTCTGATTAGAGAGAGACCCTTccacataaattatttttacctCATGATTATTGTTAGTGATTAGTAGAATTAATCTTGTAAAACACATGAAACTACAACAATCTTAGCAACCAACAATGCTTGGAGTTATTGTGTTGCACATGTAATGCCAGCAGGAATTATAGGAGTGCTTGAGCAAGTATCTAATTCCAGAAGTCTAAATAATGATGTAAAAGTAAGTCTGGTCTCATGGCTCAGGCCTGGAATCCAACTGCTTGAAAAGTTAAGATGAGAAGATTACACAGTCAGGGTTTATTTGGGCCATGGAGAGAATTCAAGTTTAATTGGGCATCTTATGATAACCATGATGGGACTTCTGGGAccaacatggtggaaagagaaaagtgactcctgcaagttgtgcTCTCACCTATACATGTATgtctacatgcatatacacacacatgtagatacacacacatactgagtAAATAGATACAtttcataaaaaaatataaactggCTAGAGATATGACTCAGAATGCGAGGTCCTGGGTTCATTTCCTGCTCAACCACCTCCCAATCTtaaacagttttctttttgttcacaAAAATGTGCTTTGGACACAGCTTTGAAATAAGTGCTTTACTGTTAGAGTGACTTCTGTGGTCTAAATTCAGTGATACACATGCAAACTACCttaaaatttcttctttctaATCTGTCCCACTGGCTTAATGGACTGGCTAATAAAGGAAAATCATGCtccttttatttctataaaaatgaagcagaaaatgCAGACATGCAACCAGCCTGCTCCCTACCTTGGTTCCTACAAAGAAAGTCATCTCTATTTAAGCATGCGTCCTCTCAAGATAATTGTTTGTGCCTTAGCACTGACAGGGGACTTAACGGATCTTCCTGGACCACAGTGTTGGATCCCATGTGCAGATGCTGTGTCCTCTGTGGACTGAAAGCTGTTGAAAGTCAGATCTTTAGTTTATCATAGAGTGGATGATGGCAAACCACGGGCACCTGTTCTTTCTGTGACCAGCTTCTGTCAGCAGTCTCTCCATCTCCATTTTGCAGATTCTCATTGACCCCTTCCCTCCAAGGCTGTGATGTAGTTGAATGGGAAGGACCACGGAGTGCCCCTGATCTCTAACAGAAGTATAATACATTTAAGATTAAATGACAGTGAGTTGGAGGCTTGGTAGATACAAAGCTAAACATATGTAAATCAATCATTTGGGGCTTTCTTGGCACATCTCTATACATTGCACAGCTCAGGTCCCTAGAAGTTCCTTTTTCCTCAAATGCAGATTAAATACTTACTTGCTTTGTGAAAACTTCCTGGTATCTCCAACCAATTATGGAACCTCAGTGATCTCTCTAAAGCTCACAGTAAGAGCATAGTTTACTGTGTatgaaattatatgaaaatcattGCTTGTAAGCTTGAGTTTTAGACCTCAATCTCTTGTCATGCTTAATTACCTATCTCTTAATAAGCTGGATGTCAGAACATTGAATACTTGTCAAATAATAAACCATCATAAAATTTTGTAACAGTGTTGAAGATGTCACAAACACAGATGCTTTTTAGACTGAGGTATATAATTTATTGTATAtgtgaattttaaaacaattttcccCTCTCCTAACAGGACCAGTGTTCCCTTTCAACTTTCAGAATGAATATCCATGCAGCACTCAATGCTTACAAAGTGGAGTTGGCAGAGTAAGTCTTAGATATTATAGCAGACTGCACCAGAAAGCAGCTCAGTGGCATAGTACATGcttatcctgtgtgtgtgtgtgtgtgtgtgtgtgtgcgtgcacacacgcatgcgctGGCCCAGAGCTCTTGAAACTCTCCACCCAGCTCTCTAGGTTCCCAGGGATGGGTCACTACCACACCAAcaccatgcttcaaatcccccacagcctttgtaaTGCAGAgatggcaaacccacactttgctgcagtacctttctctcttgaacccagatgagccaccaggtaaaggaaaatgcaacacaaacttatctcagaaacaatggtaactcaaccTCTGGGTGCAGTACCTAtaacctaatcttgtaaaccttaTGAAAATCTGATTCCTGCAGTGGCGGATCTACAAggatccaccatgatactagAAAACTCTCGAAGCtgcatcttacccctctgctgtcctggttccaaaaggaactcattttctcctgcttcttctcttcacccatccaacctggaagtcccacctactcacccagtgattggctcctttattcactaGGGGATTGGTCACAAGAACAGCCCCATCCCCatccacaatgtgtgtgtgtgtatgtgtctctctctgtgtgtaataTGTACACATTATAAACTGTAAAATGACATTGCTAGGTGGCTGTATGCAAGACCTGTTCAGTGCactctacttttaaaaatgttgataTATTTCATACACATATTAAGGATTACATGCCACAAACATATTGCTTActcagcattttaaaatatattttcctgtatttgtttaaaaaatttaaaaacagaagccCTACAATTCAAAAACCTTGTGTACCTTTTTacaattaatttcattttctccctACCCTTCTCAGAGCTAACTATTCTGGTTGTTGCTTCTCTTTCatgaatatgttttaaatttttcctatAATAGAGTTATTTTAActgcttttttagtttttttcacaTTAATGTTTAtgctaaaaaattaaatacatgaaGTATGAATCTTAGTGCAAGCTTCTTTCTAGCCTATGACTCTTCCCTGGTGGCCTAGTGCCTTCTAACATAGTAGCTGTTCTCATGCAGATACTTCCAGAAACAAGCTGTGGATGAACAAATATTAACATAATTAGAATGCTAGGCAACTATTTAACAAATAGAGCAGCTCTGTGAGAGCTGATGGAGAAAAATACTTTAGCTTCCATGAACACAGCTTTttggtgcattttctttttctagacagatgTTTCCGTTTTATAATGAATGTTATAATGACTCTCCATTGCATTTTCACTTTTTCGAGTGTGAAAAGCTCTTTGTGATAACAGCAAACAGCAACAATGTACAGGAAGAGAACTGCTGTGTTAAACAGTGCTCTCGCTTCAGGCTGTTATCAGCTGAGGTGAGCTATCTATGGACTTCATGGAGCTCTGTTACCTGAGCAAAGTCCTTCTTTTGTTCTCAGACATAACTTGTTTTTCTTGCTGAGTGTTTATAAAGGAtactttttgttgcttttgattgTTATTCTCTCTGTGTGAGAACTGAGGTATCTTTTCATGTGTTGAGTTTGACCCATGTActtttataggtgtgtgtgtgtgtgtgtgtgtgtgtgtgtgtgttatagtccACTGAGTTTAGTCAGTGTTTCTTGCTTGTGTGGGGCATGGGGATGTTTACTGGGTCATGTACCCCTTACCAGTGGCTATGCTTCCAATGGAAAATAACTCCTCCCTTTCAGCTACCATTGATTGCCAATAGTCCCCATCCCCATCTTGCCTGGGACCCCTGTGCCAGCCATTCTAGAATGTTGAAGAGCTCggtcttgtgcaggtcttgtacaGATAACCATAGcttctgtgtgttcatgtgtacaaTGGACATGCCATATCCAGAAGCAAGCATATCATAACACTCCTTCCAACCACAGTCTCTTGTTCTTTTCACCCTCTCTTTGAGGATATTCCCCAAGCCTTGGGGTGTGGGGAGTTCACTGGAGTTCCAGTTAGGGCCAGGGAGGCCCTACATTCTTTTTGTCCAGTTATGAATCTGAGTTAACTACTCCCCACCTTATGAGAATGTATGTAGTTAACTGCATACCAGTCATACCACTGTTTCACTAATGATCACATCTGGACTGGCATGTCATGTTACATAGCATTCAGGGTTTGTAATTGAGCAAGACCAAGGATGAGAGTAGTGCTATTAGTAATgaacacataaatatttagaacataGTTAGACATGCCCATGTATGTCCAAAGCAACAGTAGTAAATTATCCCCATAGAGCACATTATTTCACAGGCCATGGGCTTTTGATCAGGTTTATAATAGCAGGTATGAACTTCTTCTGTGAAGTGGGCCTGAAATCTTATGAGAATATGCTAGTTAATTATGTAATATGCATGCCTCGATTTCACTACTGGTCCCATCTCGACTTTAGGTCCTTATTATCTAGCATGCAGGGTTTTATCAATGTGTAAAACCACTGATGATTAGTTGCACAGTAGTCTGTGTACTATCTTTTGGCACAATAAAAAGCTAGCAAGTGGCAAGGAAGTTTTGAGTTTAGTTCCAACTTGACCTTTGTGTCCTACAACCAAATTGTGGTTTCAGAAGAATAGTTGTAACGTCTACCTCTGCTGGATAGCCAAGCACAATGGCATTAACCGTACTGCTTAGGGAAACTGGGGTCTCCCCTGTGCAGTTACCCAGAGGGAGACGTGAGCTGAGATTGACTTGGAACTTGtttccctctgtagcccaggctgaccttgaactcacaatgctcaaacctctgcctcctgagtgctggggctgcAGGTGTGCAGCAAGCTCATCATTATGGCTTATTAGTGAGCTTCAAGTAGGCCTTGGTACGAGGCCTTGGATAAATACTCCTGGGTAGTGAAAACATGTTACCTAAACATTTCAAACGCGGTTTAAAGCTTCGTCTTCTTACTCAGCAGTGTAAGACGAATGGAGTGCAAGCCTTTTCTCAGGGTCTCACTGAGCAACAGCAGCACCAGTCTCCAGGTAAAAAAGGTACGTGTGCCGAAGTCCGGCTTCAGCAGAGATCCTCAGTGCTCGCGCAAGGGTAACTCTCTTTGCCATTTGCCCACAtaagacttttattatgttttaggTTAATTTCTTGGTATTAACAATTATGCTGATTTTTGTGTTCTAAAGGAGACCCTGGAATAACGGTTCCAGTGAAATGGAGGGTTATGTACACATTGATTAAATTTTATTGTGCTGGTTTCTTCAttgatttactgtgtgtgtgtgtgttctcccccaaccctttctctcccttcattTTGAATGCTAACCCCTGTCAGGTACTGGATACCAGATTTTCTGGTGTTTTCCGTGTGCTGGAACATATTTTCTCACTTTCTATTTTCAGTGCTTAGCATTTAATTTGATGATGTCTGGCTTgtgtgtttctatttcattgtatTTGAGGATTATATGTAAAAAGCAAGCATCAGCTTTTGTAAATATTTGCCCCTGCTTCCTTTAGACGTTGATACTTTTGTAACTTTTGGGTTTTGATCCATTTTTAGTTAATTAATGGATGAAGTGTGAGAATAGAGTTGTAGCTATTCAGTATTAAAAACATCTTTTCCTCATTGAATGGCCTTGGAACCTTTATTTGGAATTAGATGCCTTGGCGGTTAACATTTATTTATGAGCTCTCAGTTCTAATCCTTCATCCTATATTATTACCCTATGCTGGTACCAGTACTGAGGCCTTGTAGTAAGTTTTGATATCTGGAAGTATAAAACTCTCTAACActattgtttttcaagatagtttAGACTGTCTGGTGCTCATTGAAATCCTACATTCTTTTTTGGATCAGATTTCACATTTGTGTAATAGAGGCTGATAAAATTTTGATAGTGATACATTTAATCTATAGATCATTTAGAAGGAATATTACCACTTTAAAATATAGCTGGccagtggtggttcatgcctttaatcccagcactggggaggtagaagcagacatatctcagtgagttctaggtcagtctagtctacagagtgagttccaggataactagGACTACACTaagaaccttgtctcaaaaaactaaaaaagaaagaaaaaccaaccaaccaaccaaccaaccaaccaacaaacgaACAGAAACACCATGTGTTTGTACCAGTTGCTATCTCTTGTCCTCAGAATGTCTGTCAGACAGACTACACTTTTAATGGGATTACAGAGCTGAGAGAAAGCTGCTTCTGCCCATGGTCCTGCTTGTCATTCCAGTGAGCGGGAAAGCTTGGACGTCCCACTTGGCTCTTTTCCGTGATGTCACTTGAGCTTTCCCTTGATGGTCACATTGTCACGTTTTCATTTCCTGCCTCTTTCCCCAGTACATTCTTGAGAAGCTTTAAGAAGGGTTTTGAATAGATGACTTTTTTGAGTTTGTCTGTTTGAAAATAGCTTTATTTCACTTTCACACTTGATTGATAGTCTGACCAGATAGAAAATTTCAGGTGAAGAGCTCTCAAACATGCACACTTTAAGAAGGTAGACACAAAACTTGAGCTACTCTTAATTCACACCAACAAAAGACAAGTCTGGAGGAACAAACCACACAAAAGATGAATTCTCTCAGTATGTAAACTTAGGACCTTCCAATGTGGAGTATGTTTGTGCATCTGGTAGTTTTTCTCCACTCCATTCTTCCTCTCAATTCCTTTTCTAAAACTCTTATTTCACTTGGTTACTAATAACATTGGCTCTctaattttgcttttatatttccttAGTCATTCTCTACGGTTTGAACTAGCCTTCCACCCCACCTTGTTAAtagctttccttttttatttatttttcctgtgatTGCACTGCCCACAGCTGGAGGTTGCTCATCCTTAGTTCTCAGCCCCTAGCCGGTCCCATCACAGAAAGCTTCCTAGAAAACTGCTTTTACACAGCCCGGTTAGCACAGACCTGTCTGGTCTCTTCCTCACCATCTTATTATCCAAATTTAAAATCCTCTTGTCTCAAATGTAGCCATCTTTTGGGAGCTTTACCCAAAGATGCAATTTATATGTAGAAGTCACAGTGTAGGTGTGTGATTTGTACTGTAGGTAAATTGCAGAACTGTGTAAGCATCGTTACATTCCCTTCACAAACACACTCATTTGTCATACTTTCCTCTTTGCTCACATCCTTCCCATGCCCAGCTTCAGGCAGCTTATAGTGATCGCTGTTGTTCtctattgtttcatttttcttgaaaAGTGGTCGATAGGAATTTCACTGTATGACTGAACATCTTATTCATCCTTTTTATCCTTTTGCTTTAAACTTTTGATTATTGTTGATATTGACTGCTCATATAAAAGAAGTTATTGGGTTCTTTTAATTCTCTGGGGTAGAAGTTGGTCTGATAGACCATAGACTAGATACATACATAATTTCATCAGACTGTTTCAGAATGACCTTGTAGTTAGATGTATCTGTGAAATCTAGTTTCTTGACCGTTCTTAGCATTTAGTTTTAGTAATTCTGATAGAATATAATTTTCAGATGGACCTGAGAAAGCTAAAGTCATGTCCAAATATTTGTATAGCGATTTCATTCaagttgattggttggttgaaaGTTGCTCTTATATCTGTAGTCTCTGACTGGAACTctactatttaatatagtacttgaagttttagctagagcaattagacaacaaaaggaggtcaaagagatacaaatcggaaaggaagaagtcaaaatatcactatttgtacgtgatatgatagtatacttaaatgatccccaaaactacaccagagaactatagctgataaacaacttcagtaaagtagcctgattaaaaaattaactcaaaaattaactcaagtcagtagccttcctatactcaaaggataaacagactgagaaagcaattagggaaatgacacccttcacaataaccacaaacaattcAGAGTATCTTGAcgtgactctaacgaaacaattgaaagatctatatgacaagaacttcaagtctctgaagaaagaaatggaagatttcagaaaatggaaagatgtaccatgctcttggattggcaagattaatataggaaaaatggccatcttgctgaaggcaatctacagattcaatgcaatccccataaaaattctaactcaattcttcatagagttagaaagaaaaatttgcaaattcatttggaatagcaaaaCCCCCAGCattgtgaaaactattctcaacaataaaagaacttctgggggaatcagtatcccggacctcaaacaatactataaagcaatagtgttaaaactgcatggtattgttacagtgacagacaggtaggtcaatggaatagaattgaagacccagaaatgaaacccacacacctttgatcacttgagctttgacaaaggagctaaaaccattcagtggaaaaaagatagccttttcaacaaatggtgctggttcagcatgcagaagactgtgaattgatccattcttatttccctgtccctttactttttaaaacctATTAACACAAATTTATGATAACCAAATATTCTTGGATATGTAGTATTTCCCCAGCCTGTGGTCAGTAGCTATGCTCTGAGAAAACTGACtgtccctctcccagcagctaacAGTTGCCAGAAGCTCCTTAGGTAGGGAAGGGACTTCATGCTCAGCTCCTCTTCCCAAGCTGGGATTTGGTATGGCTGGAGCTTGCATAGGTCTCATACATGCTGTCATAACCACTATGAGGCCATATCAGCTCTTCTACCCTTCTGTGGCCAGAAGACACTTTCCTTATAATCACTAACAACCTCTGACTTTTGTACTCTTTTTGGTCTAATCCCTGAGACTTTGGAGGAGGTGTGGGCACTATCTGTTCCATTTAGGGCTGTTCATTCTGCAGTCCCCGATTCTCTGTTGTGCCTCTCTGTGTTGAACATCATATTCAGTGAATAGATGAGGGTTGAGAAAGTAATTAAGTCATTAGCAGCCTGCTTAGCATTATGTTCTCTTGGCAGAATAAAAGTAGTAACTTCAGGGAAGCCcctttggtattggataaccaactggGATGTTTCTCTCTGGGAAGTCTATTTCTCCAGCTCTCAGTATTTCTTCAGAACTAGTAGTTCTTTGTCCAGGGCCAAAGCCTTTCCTTTATCAATGTCTTTTGGTATGGCccttcaaatatttttaagtagcGACTTCTCTGTTATGGCTCATGACTTGTCTAACTATAGATCCTTGGGCTGATAATGGTGCCAGGTATGCATTCATCTTGTGGAACAGGTCTTCAACCCACTGTTAAAGAGATAACTCTCATTATGTCTATGGCACTATCGCCACAGCAGGCATGTCTTGCCAGCCTGGCTGTTACTGTAGCTCTGAAGGCTTAGTGTAAGTGGGGGAGTGTTCATAGCACCTTCCAGCACTAGGAAAGCTAACCAGTAGGAGAAGCTTCTAGATCATACCATCTTGTTTGCTCCATGTTCCGTGACTCAAGTGTGTGATGTGTTTAGCAATAGGGTTGCCCTTTGATGTAATGAGACATTGTTCTTATTGAAGCTACACTTTAGACATGTTCTACACATCTGAGAAAGatttatgcattttaaatttatgtatgtgaatTTTTCTGAGTATATGTATTATGTGAACCAAAGGTATTCCTGATGCCCGTGGAAGCAAGAAGAAAATGTCAGATTcccaggaactggaattacaaacaatTCAAttaatgtgtgccaccacatgggtactgggaattgaactcatgtcctctgaaagagtaccaaggttcttaacctttgagccagcTTTCCAGCCCCACTctacaaattttaaatatttttaagcatttacttacttaaataaatatttaagtaaaatatttaaataaaataagtatttatttaaatattttaagtatttgcattgttttattaattttaatttccctATTATTGGAGCTTCTGAatgtataaagaaatatattatttGAGTTATTAGATATTTGAGATTTTTTAGGTATTATTATAGATgtataattttgttcttaaagaaTATAGGCTATATGATTTTAAGTCTTTTAATTTATTAAGACTTGTTTTTTGTCTGTATATACTTGCTATCTGTATAATATATCAAGTACATTAAAAAAGAACTTGTGTTTTATAGGTGTGATCTCTATAATAACTAGTtagattaaatatttaatagtGCTGCCCATTACTACcttttgtgtttaattttcttaattttggaaGTGTGGTTGTATAATACTTGACATTGTTGTCTAATTTTCCCAACTAATTTCTGTTAACATTGTTTcatgtcttttaaaatttctaCTATGCAAAACATATTGATAACTATCTCAGACaatacacatacaatatatatgaTTTGTAGGCAgtacagtgtttttttttcctagtgtcAACTTATATCCACTTATGCATACATAAGTTGCAAAGGAGTCAGAGAACTATAACTTACAAGTCAAATGCCTGCTTTAGAAGCAAAATTGCATAAATGGA is a window encoding:
- the C3H8orf88 gene encoding uncharacterized protein C8orf88 homolog isoform X2, with protein sequence MTMETKKLIGKPLQPARPVRHLSSPPGPVFPFNFQNEYPCSTQCLQSGVGRCKTNGVQAFSQGLTEQQQHQSPGKKERIKYSRDFLLKLSSVSICRKKPDFLPDHPIVLQKPENNQSFK
- the C3H8orf88 gene encoding uncharacterized protein C8orf88 homolog isoform X1, which translates into the protein MTMETKKLIGKPLQPARPVRHLSSPPGPVFPFNFQNEYPCSTQCLQSGVGRQCKTNGVQAFSQGLTEQQQHQSPGKKERIKYSRDFLLKLSSVSICRKKPDFLPDHPIVLQKPENNQSFK